A single genomic interval of Stieleria maiorica harbors:
- a CDS encoding type I phosphomannose isomerase catalytic subunit: MTIKESPYPLIFRPLIKQTLWGGSKLGQLLGKPIGDENNYAESWEIVDHGQDQSVVENGPLAGKTLSGLIQNDASWTLGKSTSDAMFPLLLKYLDCNRVLSVQVHPDDAYGQTMQVPDRGKTEAWYVVDVQPGSLIYAGLKRGVDREALAEAMAAGETDRVLHSFSPNPGDCVFIPAGTVHALGAGLVIAEIQQSSDTTFRLFDWNRIGADGNPRPLHVEQSLEVSDYESGPVQARQSDPAIDGWQRLVACDKFELSSLEKGSGEVGGDQRFHILTVPHGTATLHTPTETMELSRGQSVLLPAAMPECSISVDAESTVLRAE; the protein is encoded by the coding sequence ATGACGATCAAAGAATCCCCCTATCCGCTGATTTTTCGCCCCCTGATCAAACAAACCCTCTGGGGTGGTTCGAAACTAGGGCAGCTGCTGGGTAAACCGATCGGCGACGAGAATAATTATGCCGAGAGCTGGGAAATCGTCGACCACGGCCAGGACCAAAGCGTGGTCGAAAACGGTCCGCTGGCCGGCAAAACGCTCTCCGGGTTGATTCAAAATGACGCATCTTGGACGCTCGGCAAGTCGACGTCCGACGCGATGTTTCCCCTGCTGCTGAAATACCTGGACTGCAACCGCGTCCTATCGGTCCAAGTCCACCCCGATGACGCCTACGGCCAGACCATGCAGGTGCCCGACCGCGGCAAAACGGAAGCCTGGTACGTCGTCGATGTCCAGCCGGGCAGTTTGATCTACGCGGGATTAAAACGCGGCGTCGATCGCGAGGCACTGGCCGAAGCGATGGCCGCCGGGGAGACCGATCGTGTGCTGCATTCCTTTTCCCCCAACCCCGGCGACTGTGTGTTCATTCCTGCGGGAACCGTCCACGCCCTGGGCGCCGGCTTGGTGATCGCCGAAATCCAACAATCCAGCGACACCACGTTCCGGTTGTTCGATTGGAACCGCATCGGCGCCGACGGGAATCCGCGACCGCTGCACGTCGAGCAATCGTTGGAGGTTTCGGACTACGAATCCGGCCCGGTCCAGGCCCGTCAGAGTGATCCCGCGATCGACGGCTGGCAGCGTCTGGTCGCCTGTGACAAGTTTGAATTGTCGTCGTTGGAAAAGGGCAGCGGGGAGGTCGGCGGTGACCAGCGGTTTCACATCTTGACCGTCCCGCACGGGACCGCGACGCTCCACACCCCGACCGAGACGATGGAATTGTCACGTGGCCAGTCCGTGTTGCTGCCCGCGGCGATGCCGGAATGCTCGATCAGCGTCGATGCCGAATCGACGGTGCTGCGGGCAGAGTGA
- a CDS encoding DUF1559 family PulG-like putative transporter, producing MKRQTKGFTLVELLVVIAIIGILVGLLLPAIGAVRERMRNVQCLNNLKQLGLATQNFHSQKGRLPYYVNDYGAFAGGTNDPAVPGGPPIAAHVKIGGYGVDLLPLLDNQPLYDRWSLNKFPVISADDSGGFAAWNELSGATVDVFRCPSSTVSRGRFGYNSYVANTGSVDSGPNNGSPPAFVQNVIDNTGVAGRGFVFNQAEDSKNGLFRIGYMGVTTSPGYTASAPSSPFSLSGGKMTLEDIRDGQSNTAMYGENLQALGWYRPGFLEGNDMKSIHAATGQLDWSQPSSTSDSSIAGPSILQCLLRAKFSTGMVWHFEDDDPSVPAYPGGPNNPVRAVHRINGTAGTTGGDRNDILEMNLSNCRDLARPSSNHPDQANMVFADGATKSIPNNIDYRVYQAILTSNGAKSEVPASDFILTDQLAQ from the coding sequence ATGAAACGTCAAACAAAGGGTTTCACCCTGGTGGAATTGCTGGTGGTGATCGCCATCATCGGGATTTTGGTCGGTTTGCTGCTGCCCGCGATCGGTGCCGTACGCGAACGGATGCGAAACGTGCAGTGCTTGAACAACCTGAAGCAGCTGGGTTTGGCGACACAGAACTTTCATTCGCAGAAGGGGCGGCTGCCGTATTACGTGAATGATTACGGAGCGTTTGCGGGCGGAACCAACGACCCGGCGGTTCCCGGCGGACCTCCGATCGCGGCGCACGTGAAAATAGGCGGCTATGGCGTCGATTTGTTGCCCCTGTTGGACAACCAACCGCTGTACGATCGATGGTCGCTCAACAAGTTCCCCGTGATCTCGGCCGACGATAGCGGCGGATTCGCCGCTTGGAACGAACTCTCGGGCGCCACCGTCGACGTGTTCCGTTGTCCCAGCAGCACGGTGTCCCGAGGCCGGTTCGGCTACAACAGCTACGTTGCCAACACCGGTTCGGTCGACTCGGGGCCCAACAACGGCAGCCCTCCCGCGTTCGTTCAAAATGTGATCGACAACACCGGGGTCGCTGGGCGTGGTTTCGTCTTTAATCAGGCCGAAGACAGCAAGAACGGATTGTTCCGAATCGGCTACATGGGCGTGACGACCAGCCCCGGGTACACCGCCTCGGCCCCGAGCAGTCCATTTTCGCTTTCGGGCGGAAAAATGACCCTCGAAGACATCCGTGACGGCCAATCCAACACGGCGATGTACGGTGAAAACCTGCAAGCACTCGGCTGGTATCGCCCGGGTTTTCTGGAAGGCAACGACATGAAGAGTATTCATGCTGCCACCGGACAATTGGATTGGTCACAGCCCTCGTCAACTTCCGACTCATCCATCGCGGGCCCGTCGATTTTGCAATGCTTGTTGCGGGCCAAGTTCTCCACGGGCATGGTGTGGCATTTCGAGGACGATGACCCAAGTGTCCCCGCTTACCCCGGTGGCCCCAACAATCCGGTCCGAGCCGTTCACCGAATCAACGGGACCGCCGGCACGACGGGTGGCGATCGGAACGATATTCTGGAAATGAATCTCAGCAATTGCCGCGATTTAGCTCGCCCCTCATCCAACCACCCCGACCAAGCCAACATGGTGTTCGCCGATGGAGCGACCAAGTCGATCCCAAACAACATCGATTACCGGGTCTATCAAGCAATCTTGACGTCCAACGGTGCCAAGAGCGAAGTCCCGGCATCAGATTTCATCCTGACCGACCAGCTGGCTCAGTAG
- a CDS encoding DUF1501 domain-containing protein — MLSFKGFAAKDLCDPHLAPTRRTFLRVGGCGMLGLSLPSLMQLESAGAGEVLGGGPGWGKAKSIIMVYLQGGPSHLDLWDPKENVPDNVKSQFNPISTKIPGIKFTENLPQLSQLNDRFTMIRSMSYTPNGLFNHTAAIYQMMTGYTTDKVSPSGQLEPPSPKDFPNFGSNIVKMQPVDEPMLPFVMLPRPLQESNVVGKGGTAGFLGKSYDPYTLYPDGDDLDMDKMNRIKIDDLKLRPEVFSVRLKRRAQLRDLLNAQMPEINKAVESFELDEYYDRALSLIVSGRAREAFDLASEPDDLRDKYGRNTFGQSCLLARRLVDAGTRVVEVIWPKVANSDNHSWDHHSGLSKRMKDQSAPMLDAGLSTLIEDLDNRGMLEDTLVVAVGEFGRSPQRGVSTSGNNNSDDGRDHWPYCYTAVMAGAGTKRGYVHGKSDKTASAPLENPVHPSELLATIYHSFGIHPETIVYNHLNQPRELVKAQALTALLS, encoded by the coding sequence ATGCTTTCGTTCAAAGGCTTTGCCGCAAAAGATCTTTGTGATCCCCATCTGGCTCCGACACGTCGCACGTTTCTACGTGTCGGCGGGTGCGGCATGCTGGGGCTGTCGCTGCCATCATTGATGCAGCTCGAATCGGCGGGCGCCGGCGAAGTGCTGGGCGGTGGTCCCGGATGGGGCAAGGCAAAGAGCATCATCATGGTGTATCTGCAAGGCGGACCGAGCCATCTGGATCTCTGGGATCCCAAAGAAAACGTCCCCGACAACGTCAAGAGCCAATTCAACCCGATCAGCACCAAGATTCCCGGGATCAAGTTCACCGAGAATCTGCCGCAGCTGAGTCAGCTGAACGACAGGTTCACGATGATTCGGTCGATGTCGTACACGCCCAACGGTTTGTTCAACCACACCGCGGCGATCTATCAGATGATGACCGGCTACACGACGGACAAAGTCAGCCCGTCGGGACAGTTGGAACCGCCATCGCCGAAAGACTTTCCCAACTTCGGCAGCAACATCGTCAAAATGCAGCCGGTCGATGAACCGATGCTGCCCTTCGTCATGCTGCCACGCCCGTTGCAGGAGTCCAACGTGGTCGGCAAAGGCGGAACGGCGGGTTTTTTGGGGAAATCCTATGATCCCTACACGCTGTACCCCGACGGCGATGATTTGGACATGGACAAGATGAATCGCATCAAGATCGACGATCTGAAACTGCGGCCGGAAGTCTTTAGCGTGCGGCTGAAGCGACGGGCACAACTGCGGGATTTGCTAAATGCACAAATGCCGGAAATCAATAAGGCCGTCGAGAGCTTCGAGCTGGACGAGTACTACGACCGCGCACTGTCGCTGATCGTTTCGGGGCGAGCCCGCGAGGCATTCGATTTGGCCAGCGAACCGGACGACTTGCGTGACAAATACGGTCGCAACACGTTCGGCCAAAGCTGTTTGCTGGCGCGACGTCTGGTCGATGCAGGGACGCGCGTCGTCGAAGTCATTTGGCCCAAGGTTGCCAACAGCGACAACCATTCGTGGGACCACCACAGCGGATTGAGCAAGCGGATGAAGGACCAATCGGCGCCGATGTTGGACGCCGGATTGTCGACCTTGATCGAAGACTTGGACAACCGCGGCATGTTGGAAGACACGCTGGTCGTGGCCGTTGGCGAATTCGGCCGCAGCCCACAACGCGGAGTCAGCACCAGCGGCAACAACAATTCCGACGACGGACGCGATCACTGGCCGTATTGCTACACCGCCGTCATGGCCGGTGCGGGAACCAAGCGGGGCTATGTGCACGGCAAAAGCGACAAGACCGCGTCGGCACCGTTGGAAAACCCGGTGCACCCCTCCGAGTTGCTGGCGACGATCTACCACAGCTTCGGAATCCATCCCGAAACGATCGTCTACAACCACCTCAATCAGCCCCGTGAGTTGGTCAAGGCACAAGCGTTGACGGCGCTGTTGTCGTGA
- a CDS encoding coiled-coil domain-containing protein, which translates to MATALISASLAALTGISAIGCHRQYYRKQADQEVHCLLQEKTSHVARRPNTDLSIQVDRRSRMYNPFDLDFQPMPMDDPASHRYMQCVDGRRGYPMWDAAGFTNSVENPDWWQFLPLDKDGVLVLNSDTAVQVALLHSTEYQQQLETLYLSALDVSSERFQFDTQFFGGSGAFFDLGGDDTPGGDNSDIGLGSTGLSFSRAFAHGGSLVAGVANNIVWELSGNNTQNASSLMSFELFQPLLRQAGRDKVMTRLTLAERSLLANIRSFERFRRGFYLNVTVGRNIDASVRRSGGVFGVGLSGFTGLGSGLVGGGGGGGGGGGGGVQDAGGFMGLLQDQLQIRNLEENIARLSEDQLVLENTLIELLTTIPEDPQEIVSQRLQVAQQKSALLSRQSELVGRKAAYQASLDRFMSTLGLPPYICARIEDPMLERFELIDRELRSRREELTRLRSIVGDLNLALLGETEAGTDPDTGLPISRLSWTPAVQETVARLQAELQPLDAFLNELLVDDAPMVETDIAKLAETIPQRIQQNDQLLELYKTERESICTLLQVDSIDESVFDVSELSTLQSTLGDSFEGLIERLQSYRSRFATINASLNQFVSEGPQDATPIELSKQIREELILATQDLLAALGDDVLTMQLIQARARTESALLPEVNIQPAEAFEIARRNRRDWANARAALVDSWRAIEFIADDLESSLDVRVSGGVGTLGGENNPFALRGKSSTLSVGLEWDAPITRLQERNTYRQSLIEFEQAKRGYYEYEDSIWQLLRAQIRQLQVNRVTFEYGRQSVRIAAAQIELNSDLRELRDARGLSSGPTAARDTISALEDLLDAQNALLNIFVNYEVIRRGLDLDLGTMELTPEGMWIDPGPIDPEYLLTLPGTTVQAVPGGDCSRCGIRIKNQPQPPDFRGVYIQNPELLEINQVGFEDGP; encoded by the coding sequence TTGGCCACGGCGCTGATCAGTGCCTCGCTGGCGGCCCTGACCGGGATCAGCGCGATCGGATGCCACCGGCAGTACTACCGCAAACAGGCCGACCAAGAAGTCCATTGTCTGTTGCAGGAAAAGACCTCGCACGTCGCGCGGCGGCCGAACACCGACCTGAGCATTCAAGTCGATCGACGCAGCCGGATGTACAACCCGTTCGATCTGGATTTCCAGCCGATGCCGATGGACGATCCGGCATCCCATCGCTACATGCAATGCGTCGACGGACGTCGCGGCTACCCGATGTGGGACGCGGCGGGATTCACCAACTCGGTGGAAAACCCGGACTGGTGGCAATTCTTGCCGTTGGACAAAGACGGCGTGCTGGTGCTCAACTCCGACACCGCCGTCCAGGTCGCGCTGCTGCATTCGACGGAATACCAGCAGCAACTCGAAACGCTGTATTTGTCGGCGCTGGACGTCAGCAGCGAGCGGTTTCAGTTCGACACGCAGTTTTTCGGCGGCAGCGGAGCATTCTTTGATCTCGGTGGAGATGACACGCCCGGTGGAGACAACTCGGATATCGGGCTGGGTTCGACGGGTCTGAGTTTCAGTCGCGCCTTCGCCCACGGCGGCAGCCTGGTGGCCGGCGTGGCGAACAACATCGTCTGGGAGCTGAGCGGCAACAACACTCAAAACGCGTCGTCGCTGATGAGTTTCGAACTGTTCCAGCCGCTGCTGCGTCAAGCCGGTCGCGACAAGGTGATGACGCGTCTGACGCTGGCCGAACGGTCCTTGCTGGCGAACATCCGCTCCTTTGAACGATTCCGTCGCGGCTTCTATCTGAACGTCACGGTCGGACGCAACATCGACGCGAGCGTTCGCCGTAGCGGCGGTGTGTTCGGCGTGGGCCTGTCTGGGTTCACCGGGCTGGGCAGCGGCTTGGTCGGCGGCGGCGGCGGCGGTGGCGGTGGCGGCGGCGGTGGTGTTCAGGACGCCGGCGGATTCATGGGGCTGCTGCAAGACCAACTTCAGATCCGCAACCTGGAAGAAAACATCGCGAGGTTGAGCGAAGACCAGTTGGTGTTGGAGAACACGCTGATCGAATTGTTGACGACGATTCCCGAAGACCCGCAAGAAATCGTCAGCCAGCGGTTGCAAGTCGCTCAACAGAAGAGTGCCCTGTTGTCGCGACAAAGCGAGCTTGTGGGACGCAAGGCCGCCTACCAAGCATCGCTGGATCGCTTCATGAGCACGCTCGGTTTGCCGCCGTACATCTGCGCCCGCATCGAAGACCCGATGCTAGAACGGTTTGAGCTGATCGATCGCGAGTTGCGGTCACGCCGCGAAGAATTGACCCGGTTGCGCAGCATCGTCGGGGACCTGAACCTGGCCTTGCTGGGCGAAACCGAAGCGGGCACCGACCCCGACACCGGACTGCCGATTTCCCGCCTGTCCTGGACCCCGGCCGTTCAAGAAACCGTCGCCAGACTGCAGGCCGAGTTGCAACCGTTGGATGCGTTCCTCAACGAACTGCTGGTTGATGACGCGCCGATGGTGGAAACCGACATCGCGAAGTTGGCCGAAACGATTCCCCAGCGGATCCAACAGAACGACCAACTGTTGGAACTGTACAAGACCGAGCGTGAGAGCATCTGCACCTTGTTGCAGGTCGACAGCATCGATGAATCCGTCTTCGACGTCAGCGAATTGTCGACATTGCAATCGACTTTGGGCGACTCGTTCGAAGGCCTGATCGAACGTCTGCAGTCCTACCGATCGCGATTCGCGACCATCAATGCATCGCTGAATCAATTCGTCAGCGAAGGCCCGCAAGACGCCACGCCGATCGAATTGTCCAAACAGATTCGTGAAGAGCTGATCTTGGCGACACAGGACCTGCTAGCGGCACTCGGCGACGACGTCTTGACGATGCAGCTGATCCAGGCTCGCGCCCGCACCGAAAGCGCCCTGCTGCCCGAGGTCAACATCCAGCCGGCCGAAGCGTTCGAAATCGCCCGCCGCAACCGACGTGACTGGGCCAATGCTCGTGCGGCGTTGGTCGACAGCTGGCGAGCGATCGAGTTCATCGCCGACGACCTGGAAAGCTCGCTGGACGTCCGCGTCAGCGGCGGCGTCGGGACGCTGGGAGGAGAAAACAACCCCTTCGCACTGCGTGGCAAATCGAGCACCTTGAGTGTCGGACTGGAATGGGATGCCCCGATCACACGGCTGCAAGAACGAAACACCTATCGGCAATCGCTGATCGAGTTTGAACAAGCCAAACGCGGCTACTACGAGTACGAAGACAGCATCTGGCAATTGTTGCGGGCCCAAATTCGGCAGCTGCAGGTCAACCGCGTCACGTTCGAATACGGTCGCCAATCGGTTCGAATCGCAGCGGCACAGATCGAGCTGAACTCCGACCTTCGCGAACTCCGCGACGCTCGCGGGCTGAGCAGTGGTCCGACCGCCGCCCGCGATACGATTTCGGCCCTCGAGGATTTGCTGGACGCCCAGAACGCGTTGCTGAACATCTTCGTCAATTACGAAGTCATCCGGCGTGGGTTGGACCTGGATCTGGGGACCATGGAACTGACTCCGGAAGGCATGTGGATCGACCCCGGCCCGATCGACCCGGAATACCTGCTGACCTTGCCGGGAACGACCGTCCAAGCCGTGCCCGGTGGTGATTGCAGCCGCTGCGGGATCCGGATCAAGAACCAGCCGCAACCGCCAGATTTCCGCGGCGTGTACATCCAAAACCCCGAGCTGCTGGAGATCAACCAGGTCGGCTTTGAAGACGGACCGTAA
- a CDS encoding cysteine desulfurase family protein: protein MIYLDFNRTTPLAPSVLEAMQPYWATHYMLPGQEHAHAHAVGEALEGARENIAALAGCESFEIVFTSGGTEANNLAILGLLGAAEPGHVLVSQLEHESVLGPLSGLPARDPRWTIETIPCESSGIISPLKVEAMLREDTRLVCLQGANAIVGTIQPVREVADRCHNRGICLHCDATQMFGKVPVDVKHLRADTVAISGHKFYGPKGSGAIYVRRGLQLDPITFGEPREMGLRPGAENIPGCIGLGAAASLAERYCVQANDQLAELRDQFVQHLAAQLASPPLVLCEASPRLPNTVAIELPGDARRIHESARELALATAQANSPPDEFTRSLRAIGRSDSQIGRTLRVSLGWTTSNEQVERAAGLIAEAFDG from the coding sequence GTGATTTATCTCGACTTCAACCGTACCACCCCGCTGGCCCCTTCGGTGCTCGAAGCGATGCAGCCCTACTGGGCGACGCACTACATGCTGCCCGGCCAGGAGCACGCCCACGCCCACGCGGTCGGCGAAGCGCTTGAGGGGGCACGCGAAAATATCGCGGCCCTGGCGGGATGCGAGTCCTTTGAAATCGTCTTCACCAGCGGCGGGACCGAAGCGAACAACTTGGCGATCCTGGGGCTGCTCGGTGCGGCCGAACCCGGGCACGTCCTGGTCAGCCAGCTCGAACACGAATCCGTACTCGGGCCGCTTTCCGGTTTACCCGCGCGGGATCCACGCTGGACAATCGAGACGATTCCCTGTGAGTCGTCGGGCATCATTTCGCCATTGAAAGTCGAAGCGATGCTTCGCGAAGACACGCGGCTGGTGTGTTTGCAAGGTGCCAACGCCATCGTCGGCACGATCCAGCCGGTCCGTGAAGTCGCCGATCGATGCCACAACCGCGGAATCTGTCTGCACTGCGACGCGACGCAAATGTTCGGCAAGGTCCCCGTCGACGTCAAACACCTGCGCGCCGACACGGTCGCGATCAGCGGACACAAGTTCTATGGCCCCAAAGGCTCCGGTGCGATCTACGTCCGCCGAGGGTTGCAACTCGATCCGATCACGTTCGGCGAACCCCGCGAGATGGGGCTGCGTCCGGGTGCCGAGAACATTCCCGGCTGCATCGGCCTGGGCGCCGCGGCCAGCCTGGCCGAACGATACTGCGTCCAAGCCAACGACCAACTGGCCGAGCTTCGTGACCAATTCGTCCAACATCTCGCGGCGCAACTGGCGTCTCCACCGTTGGTCCTGTGCGAAGCATCGCCGCGATTGCCCAACACCGTTGCCATTGAATTGCCCGGCGACGCGCGGCGCATCCACGAGTCGGCTCGGGAACTGGCCCTGGCCACCGCCCAAGCCAATTCGCCGCCGGACGAATTCACGCGTTCCTTGCGTGCGATCGGACGCAGCGATTCTCAAATCGGTCGCACCTTGCGCGTCTCACTCGGCTGGACCACCAGCAACGAGCAGGTCGAACGCGCCGCCGGATTGATCGCCGAAGCGTTTGACGGGTGA
- the tatC gene encoding twin-arginine translocase subunit TatC: protein MTFGEHLEELRHSLVRAIICLGIGLAFGLTVANQVVRYVAEPLKAAIVDFNAKRSLAMLGYEDMEDPDVQALLPLITERSLKWQVIYEIPDELQNLTPESIELVPAAGETSPDEEPAEKSDAEKGDAKKPAQEQSAEPVKQTAGAVVTESAAMATPGTRVKPREIADILRALPAASDLRPKVQFIRDTKGLSTFKVEESFMIWVKAGLIVGAVLSSPGVFYFLWQFVAAGLHRHERKYVYIYLPVSVTLFVSGVVLAFFLVLHYVLNFLLAFNGSMDVEVEPRLTYYINFVLLLPLGFGLAFQLPLVMLFLQRIGLIETEMYVGSWRVAILVIFILSMLLTPADVTSMVALAVPLMVLYFLGIAMCHFIPRGPGLGSGAYDPA, encoded by the coding sequence ATGACCTTCGGCGAGCACCTCGAAGAGCTGCGACATTCTCTCGTCCGAGCCATCATCTGCCTAGGCATCGGATTGGCCTTCGGACTGACTGTTGCCAACCAAGTGGTTCGCTACGTCGCCGAACCGCTGAAAGCGGCGATCGTCGATTTCAACGCCAAGCGTAGCCTAGCCATGCTGGGCTACGAAGACATGGAGGATCCAGATGTTCAGGCGTTGTTGCCGTTGATCACCGAGCGGTCGCTGAAATGGCAGGTGATCTACGAAATCCCCGACGAGCTGCAAAACCTGACGCCCGAATCGATCGAGCTGGTTCCGGCGGCCGGGGAAACGAGCCCAGACGAGGAGCCCGCCGAAAAGTCCGACGCTGAAAAAGGCGACGCCAAGAAACCGGCCCAAGAGCAGTCAGCGGAGCCGGTGAAGCAGACCGCCGGTGCCGTGGTGACGGAATCAGCGGCGATGGCAACTCCGGGGACGCGGGTCAAGCCACGTGAGATCGCGGACATTTTGCGTGCCCTGCCCGCCGCATCGGATCTGCGTCCGAAAGTCCAGTTCATTCGCGACACCAAGGGTTTGAGCACGTTCAAGGTCGAAGAGTCGTTCATGATCTGGGTCAAGGCGGGATTGATCGTCGGCGCCGTGTTGTCCTCACCGGGCGTGTTCTATTTCCTGTGGCAGTTCGTCGCCGCGGGGCTGCACCGACACGAACGCAAATACGTCTACATCTATTTGCCGGTCAGTGTGACGTTGTTCGTTTCGGGTGTGGTGCTGGCGTTTTTTCTGGTTTTGCACTACGTGTTGAACTTCTTGCTGGCGTTCAACGGCAGCATGGATGTCGAAGTCGAACCGCGGCTGACGTATTACATCAATTTCGTGCTGTTGCTGCCGTTGGGTTTCGGGTTGGCGTTTCAGTTGCCCTTGGTGATGTTGTTCTTGCAGCGGATCGGGTTGATCGAAACCGAGATGTATGTCGGCAGCTGGCGTGTGGCCATCCTGGTGATCTTTATCTTGTCGATGTTGCTGACCCCGGCTGATGTCACCAGCATGGTCGCGTTGGCGGTTCCCTTGATGGTGCTTTATTTCCTGGGCATCGCGATGTGCCACTTCATCCCGCGCGGTCCGGGGTTGGGTAGCGGAGCGTATGATCCGGCCTAG